In the Oncorhynchus keta strain PuntledgeMale-10-30-2019 chromosome 14, Oket_V2, whole genome shotgun sequence genome, one interval contains:
- the LOC118393388 gene encoding hexokinase-2 isoform X3, which produces MENQIYAIPEELMRGSGSELFDHIAECLANFLEKLGIKNQKLPLGFTFSFPCQQTKLDESILVSWTKGFKSHGVEGRDVVSLLRKAIKKRGDFDIDIVAVINDTVGTMMTCGYDDHHCEIGLIVGTGTNACYMEEMRHLELVEGDEGRMCVNMEWGAFGDDGALDDLRTDFDREIDAGSLNPGKQLFEKMISGMYMGELVRLILVKMAKEDLVFKGHTTPDLLTTGHFQTSFVSAIENDKDQEGLVSAEKVLRGLGLDPSGEDCVATQRVCQVVSTRAAHLCAATLVSVLRQIRDNKAAERLRTTIGVDGSVYKNHPQFARRLHKMVRRLVPDCDVRFLRSEDGSGKGAAMVTAVAYRLATQHAERQRVLDALRLSREQLLEVKRRMGEEINRGLAKESHDQATVKMLPTYVRSTPDGTEHGDFLALDLGGTNFRVLLVRVRGGKRRSVEMHNKIYAIPQEAMQGTGEELFDHIVHCIADFLEYMGMKGASLPLGFTFSFPCHQNKLDQGILLKWTKGFKATGCEGEDVVSLLKDAIHRREEFDLDVVAVVNDTVGTMMTCGYEDPLCEVGLIVGTGTNACYMEEMQNVELVEGDEGRMCVNMEWGAFGDHGELDDFSTEFDRAVDDCATNPGKQRYEKMISGMYLGEIVRNILLEFTAKGLLFRGKLSERLKSRGIFETKFLSQIESDRLALRQVRSILQHLGLTSSTCDDSILVKEVCSVVARRAAQLCGAGLAAVVDKIRQNRNLSELKITVGVDGTLYKLHPHFSSIMHETVRDLAPQCEVTFLQSEDGSGKGAALITAVACRIRDAGQR; this is translated from the exons ATGGAGAACCAGATCTATGCTATTCCTGAGGAGCTGATGAGGGGCAGTGGCTCAGAG CTCTTCGACCACATTGCTGAGTGTCTAGCAAACTTCCTGGAAAAGCTGGGAATAAAGAATCAGAAGCTTCCTCTGGGCTTTACCTTCTCCTTCCCCTGCCAGCAAACCAAACTGGATGAG AGTATTCTGGTGTCATGGACCAAGGGCTTCAAGTCACACGGGGTGGAAGGAAGAGACGTGGTCAGCCTTCTGAGGAAAGCCATCAAAAAGAGAGGG GACTTTGACATTGACATTGTGGCTGTAATCAACGACACTGTGGGCACAATGATGACCTGTGGATACGACGACCATCATTGTGAAATAGGCCTCATTGTCG GTACCGGCACTAACGCCTGCTACATGGAGGAGATGCGTCACCTGGAGCTGGTGGAGGGGGACGAGGGGAGGATGTGTGTCAACATGGAGTGGGGGGCATTCGGTGACGACGGCGCTCTGGATGACCTCCGTACAGACTTCGACCGGGAGATCGACGCCGGCTCCCTCAACCCCGGCAAACAGCT gttTGAGAAAATGATCAGTGGGATGTACATGGGGGAGCTGGTGCGTCTGATCCTGGTAAAGATGGCCAAGGAGGACCTGGTGTTCAAGGGTCACACCACTCCTGACCTCCTCACCACAGGACACTTCCAGACCAGCTTCGTCTCCGCCATCGAAAACGACAA AGACCAGGAGGGTCTGGTGAGTGCGGAGAAGGTGCTGAGGGGGCTGGGCCTGGACCCCTCTGGGGAGGACTGCGTGGCCACTCAGAGGGTGTGTCAGGTTGTGTCGACACGGGCCGCCCACCTGTGTGCTGCCACGCTAGTCTCTGTtttgagacagatcagagacaacAAGGCTGCGGAGAGGCTGAGGACAACCATAGGAGTGGACGGCTCTGTCTACAAGAACCACCCACA GTTTGCGCGGCGGCTCCACAAGATGGTACGGCGTTTGGTGCCGGACTGCGACGTGCGTTTCCTGCGCTCAGAGGACGGCAGCGGGAAGGGGGCGGCCATGGTGACGGCGGTGGCCTACCGGCTGGCTACCCAACATGCTGAGCGGCAGCGTGTTCTGGACGCCCTGCGTCTGAGCCGGGAGCAGCTTCtggaggtgaagaggaggatgggagaggagattaATAGGGGCCTTGCCAAGGAGAGTCATGACCAGGCCACCGTCAAGATGCTGCCCACCTACGTCCGCTCCACACCCGACGGAACAG AGCACGGTGACTTCTTGGCCCTTGACCTGGGTGGGACCAACTTCCGAGTTCTGCTGGTTCGCGTGCGGGGCGGGAAGAGACGCAGCGTGGAGATGCACAACAAGATCTACGCCATCCCCCAGGAGGCTATGCAGGGCACTGGAGAGGAG ctGTTTGACCACATAGTGCACTGCATCGCTGACTTCCTGGAGTACATGGGTATGAAAGGAGCTTCCTTGCCCCTCGGCTTCACCTTCTCCTTCCCCTGCCATCAGAATAAACTGGACCAG ggtaTCTTGCTAAAGTGGACCAAGGGTTTCAAAGCTACCGGCTGCGAGGGAGAGGATGTTGTGTCTCTACTGAAGGATGCTATCCACcgcagagag GAGTTTGACCTGGACGTGGTTGCCGTGGTTAATGACACTGTGGGCACCATGATGACCTGTGGCTACGAAGATCCACTGTGTGAGGTGGGCCTCATCGTAG GTACTGGCACCAATGCCTGCTACATGGAGGAAATGCAGAATGTGGAGCTGGTGGAGGGGGACGAGGGGAGGATGTGTGTTAACATGGAGTGGGGGGCCTTTGGGGACCACGGTGAGCTGGACGACTTCAGCACAGAATTCGACAGAGCCGTGGACGACTGTGCCACCAACCCTGGCAAACAGAG GTATGAGAAGATGATCAGTGGGATGTACCTTGGGGAGATAGTGAGGAACATACTGCTGGAGTTCACTGCAAAGGGACTTCTGTTCCGAGGCAAACTCTCTGAGAGGCTCAAATCCAGAGGCATCTTTGAAACCAAGTTCCTCTCCCAGATCGAGAG TGACCGTCTGGCCCTGAGGCAGGTACGCTCCATCCTGCAGCACCTGGGTCTGACCAGTTCTACGTGTGACGACAGTATCCTGGTGAAGGAGGTGTGCAGCGTGGTGGCTCGTCGCGCTGCCCAACTCTGTGGTGCCGGCCTGGCCGCTGTGGTCGATAAGATCCGGCAGAACCGCAACCTCTCCGAGCTCAAAATCACAGTGGGTGTCGATGGAACGCTCTACAAACTACATCCACA CTTCTCCAGCATCATGCATGAGACGGTCAGGGACCTGGCGCCTCAGTGCGAGGTCACTTTCCTCCAATCAGAGGATGGAAGTGGAAAGGGAGCAGCTCTCATCACGGCGGTGGCCTGTCGCATCCGAGATGCCGGACAGCGCTGA
- the LOC118393388 gene encoding hexokinase-2 isoform X2: protein MDVSVRFRREMDKGLGRDSSPTAAVKMLPTFVRSTPDGTEKGDFLALDLGGTNFRVLLVKVSDNGKQKVEMENQIYAIPEELMRGSGSELFDHIAECLANFLEKLGIKNQKLPLGFTFSFPCQQTKLDESILVSWTKGFKSHGVEGRDVVSLLRKAIKKRGDFDIDIVAVINDTVGTMMTCGYDDHHCEIGLIVGTGTNACYMEEMRHLELVEGDEGRMCVNMEWGAFGDDGALDDLRTDFDREIDAGSLNPGKQLFEKMISGMYMGELVRLILVKMAKEDLVFKGHTTPDLLTTGHFQTSFVSAIENDKDQEGLVSAEKVLRGLGLDPSGEDCVATQRVCQVVSTRAAHLCAATLVSVLRQIRDNKAAERLRTTIGVDGSVYKNHPQFARRLHKMVRRLVPDCDVRFLRSEDGSGKGAAMVTAVAYRLATQHAERQRVLDALRLSREQLLEVKRRMGEEINRGLAKESHDQATVKMLPTYVRSTPDGTEHGDFLALDLGGTNFRVLLVRVRGGKRRSVEMHNKIYAIPQEAMQGTGEELFDHIVHCIADFLEYMGMKGASLPLGFTFSFPCHQNKLDQGILLKWTKGFKATGCEGEDVVSLLKDAIHRREEFDLDVVAVVNDTVGTMMTCGYEDPLCEVGLIVGTGTNACYMEEMQNVELVEGDEGRMCVNMEWGAFGDHGELDDFSTEFDRAVDDCATNPGKQRYEKMISGMYLGEIVRNILLEFTAKGLLFRGKLSERLKSRGIFETKFLSQIESDRLALRQVRSILQHLGLTSSTCDDSILVKEVCSVVARRAAQLCGAGLAAVVDKIRQNRNLSELKITVGVDGTLYKLHPHFSSIMHETVRDLAPQCEVTFLQSEDGSGKGAALITAVACRIRDAGQR, encoded by the exons AAAAGGGAGACTTCCTGGCTCTAGATCTGGGTGGGACCAACTTCCGGGTCCTGCTGGTGAAAGTGTCTGACAATGGGAAGCAGAAGGTGGAGATGGAGAACCAGATCTATGCTATTCCTGAGGAGCTGATGAGGGGCAGTGGCTCAGAG CTCTTCGACCACATTGCTGAGTGTCTAGCAAACTTCCTGGAAAAGCTGGGAATAAAGAATCAGAAGCTTCCTCTGGGCTTTACCTTCTCCTTCCCCTGCCAGCAAACCAAACTGGATGAG AGTATTCTGGTGTCATGGACCAAGGGCTTCAAGTCACACGGGGTGGAAGGAAGAGACGTGGTCAGCCTTCTGAGGAAAGCCATCAAAAAGAGAGGG GACTTTGACATTGACATTGTGGCTGTAATCAACGACACTGTGGGCACAATGATGACCTGTGGATACGACGACCATCATTGTGAAATAGGCCTCATTGTCG GTACCGGCACTAACGCCTGCTACATGGAGGAGATGCGTCACCTGGAGCTGGTGGAGGGGGACGAGGGGAGGATGTGTGTCAACATGGAGTGGGGGGCATTCGGTGACGACGGCGCTCTGGATGACCTCCGTACAGACTTCGACCGGGAGATCGACGCCGGCTCCCTCAACCCCGGCAAACAGCT gttTGAGAAAATGATCAGTGGGATGTACATGGGGGAGCTGGTGCGTCTGATCCTGGTAAAGATGGCCAAGGAGGACCTGGTGTTCAAGGGTCACACCACTCCTGACCTCCTCACCACAGGACACTTCCAGACCAGCTTCGTCTCCGCCATCGAAAACGACAA AGACCAGGAGGGTCTGGTGAGTGCGGAGAAGGTGCTGAGGGGGCTGGGCCTGGACCCCTCTGGGGAGGACTGCGTGGCCACTCAGAGGGTGTGTCAGGTTGTGTCGACACGGGCCGCCCACCTGTGTGCTGCCACGCTAGTCTCTGTtttgagacagatcagagacaacAAGGCTGCGGAGAGGCTGAGGACAACCATAGGAGTGGACGGCTCTGTCTACAAGAACCACCCACA GTTTGCGCGGCGGCTCCACAAGATGGTACGGCGTTTGGTGCCGGACTGCGACGTGCGTTTCCTGCGCTCAGAGGACGGCAGCGGGAAGGGGGCGGCCATGGTGACGGCGGTGGCCTACCGGCTGGCTACCCAACATGCTGAGCGGCAGCGTGTTCTGGACGCCCTGCGTCTGAGCCGGGAGCAGCTTCtggaggtgaagaggaggatgggagaggagattaATAGGGGCCTTGCCAAGGAGAGTCATGACCAGGCCACCGTCAAGATGCTGCCCACCTACGTCCGCTCCACACCCGACGGAACAG AGCACGGTGACTTCTTGGCCCTTGACCTGGGTGGGACCAACTTCCGAGTTCTGCTGGTTCGCGTGCGGGGCGGGAAGAGACGCAGCGTGGAGATGCACAACAAGATCTACGCCATCCCCCAGGAGGCTATGCAGGGCACTGGAGAGGAG ctGTTTGACCACATAGTGCACTGCATCGCTGACTTCCTGGAGTACATGGGTATGAAAGGAGCTTCCTTGCCCCTCGGCTTCACCTTCTCCTTCCCCTGCCATCAGAATAAACTGGACCAG ggtaTCTTGCTAAAGTGGACCAAGGGTTTCAAAGCTACCGGCTGCGAGGGAGAGGATGTTGTGTCTCTACTGAAGGATGCTATCCACcgcagagag GAGTTTGACCTGGACGTGGTTGCCGTGGTTAATGACACTGTGGGCACCATGATGACCTGTGGCTACGAAGATCCACTGTGTGAGGTGGGCCTCATCGTAG GTACTGGCACCAATGCCTGCTACATGGAGGAAATGCAGAATGTGGAGCTGGTGGAGGGGGACGAGGGGAGGATGTGTGTTAACATGGAGTGGGGGGCCTTTGGGGACCACGGTGAGCTGGACGACTTCAGCACAGAATTCGACAGAGCCGTGGACGACTGTGCCACCAACCCTGGCAAACAGAG GTATGAGAAGATGATCAGTGGGATGTACCTTGGGGAGATAGTGAGGAACATACTGCTGGAGTTCACTGCAAAGGGACTTCTGTTCCGAGGCAAACTCTCTGAGAGGCTCAAATCCAGAGGCATCTTTGAAACCAAGTTCCTCTCCCAGATCGAGAG TGACCGTCTGGCCCTGAGGCAGGTACGCTCCATCCTGCAGCACCTGGGTCTGACCAGTTCTACGTGTGACGACAGTATCCTGGTGAAGGAGGTGTGCAGCGTGGTGGCTCGTCGCGCTGCCCAACTCTGTGGTGCCGGCCTGGCCGCTGTGGTCGATAAGATCCGGCAGAACCGCAACCTCTCCGAGCTCAAAATCACAGTGGGTGTCGATGGAACGCTCTACAAACTACATCCACA CTTCTCCAGCATCATGCATGAGACGGTCAGGGACCTGGCGCCTCAGTGCGAGGTCACTTTCCTCCAATCAGAGGATGGAAGTGGAAAGGGAGCAGCTCTCATCACGGCGGTGGCCTGTCGCATCCGAGATGCCGGACAGCGCTGA
- the LOC118393388 gene encoding hexokinase-2 isoform X1, translated as MIASHLLAYYFTELHHDKVQQVDKYLYHLRLSDENLMDVSVRFRREMDKGLGRDSSPTAAVKMLPTFVRSTPDGTEKGDFLALDLGGTNFRVLLVKVSDNGKQKVEMENQIYAIPEELMRGSGSELFDHIAECLANFLEKLGIKNQKLPLGFTFSFPCQQTKLDESILVSWTKGFKSHGVEGRDVVSLLRKAIKKRGDFDIDIVAVINDTVGTMMTCGYDDHHCEIGLIVGTGTNACYMEEMRHLELVEGDEGRMCVNMEWGAFGDDGALDDLRTDFDREIDAGSLNPGKQLFEKMISGMYMGELVRLILVKMAKEDLVFKGHTTPDLLTTGHFQTSFVSAIENDKDQEGLVSAEKVLRGLGLDPSGEDCVATQRVCQVVSTRAAHLCAATLVSVLRQIRDNKAAERLRTTIGVDGSVYKNHPQFARRLHKMVRRLVPDCDVRFLRSEDGSGKGAAMVTAVAYRLATQHAERQRVLDALRLSREQLLEVKRRMGEEINRGLAKESHDQATVKMLPTYVRSTPDGTEHGDFLALDLGGTNFRVLLVRVRGGKRRSVEMHNKIYAIPQEAMQGTGEELFDHIVHCIADFLEYMGMKGASLPLGFTFSFPCHQNKLDQGILLKWTKGFKATGCEGEDVVSLLKDAIHRREEFDLDVVAVVNDTVGTMMTCGYEDPLCEVGLIVGTGTNACYMEEMQNVELVEGDEGRMCVNMEWGAFGDHGELDDFSTEFDRAVDDCATNPGKQRYEKMISGMYLGEIVRNILLEFTAKGLLFRGKLSERLKSRGIFETKFLSQIESDRLALRQVRSILQHLGLTSSTCDDSILVKEVCSVVARRAAQLCGAGLAAVVDKIRQNRNLSELKITVGVDGTLYKLHPHFSSIMHETVRDLAPQCEVTFLQSEDGSGKGAALITAVACRIRDAGQR; from the exons AAAAGGGAGACTTCCTGGCTCTAGATCTGGGTGGGACCAACTTCCGGGTCCTGCTGGTGAAAGTGTCTGACAATGGGAAGCAGAAGGTGGAGATGGAGAACCAGATCTATGCTATTCCTGAGGAGCTGATGAGGGGCAGTGGCTCAGAG CTCTTCGACCACATTGCTGAGTGTCTAGCAAACTTCCTGGAAAAGCTGGGAATAAAGAATCAGAAGCTTCCTCTGGGCTTTACCTTCTCCTTCCCCTGCCAGCAAACCAAACTGGATGAG AGTATTCTGGTGTCATGGACCAAGGGCTTCAAGTCACACGGGGTGGAAGGAAGAGACGTGGTCAGCCTTCTGAGGAAAGCCATCAAAAAGAGAGGG GACTTTGACATTGACATTGTGGCTGTAATCAACGACACTGTGGGCACAATGATGACCTGTGGATACGACGACCATCATTGTGAAATAGGCCTCATTGTCG GTACCGGCACTAACGCCTGCTACATGGAGGAGATGCGTCACCTGGAGCTGGTGGAGGGGGACGAGGGGAGGATGTGTGTCAACATGGAGTGGGGGGCATTCGGTGACGACGGCGCTCTGGATGACCTCCGTACAGACTTCGACCGGGAGATCGACGCCGGCTCCCTCAACCCCGGCAAACAGCT gttTGAGAAAATGATCAGTGGGATGTACATGGGGGAGCTGGTGCGTCTGATCCTGGTAAAGATGGCCAAGGAGGACCTGGTGTTCAAGGGTCACACCACTCCTGACCTCCTCACCACAGGACACTTCCAGACCAGCTTCGTCTCCGCCATCGAAAACGACAA AGACCAGGAGGGTCTGGTGAGTGCGGAGAAGGTGCTGAGGGGGCTGGGCCTGGACCCCTCTGGGGAGGACTGCGTGGCCACTCAGAGGGTGTGTCAGGTTGTGTCGACACGGGCCGCCCACCTGTGTGCTGCCACGCTAGTCTCTGTtttgagacagatcagagacaacAAGGCTGCGGAGAGGCTGAGGACAACCATAGGAGTGGACGGCTCTGTCTACAAGAACCACCCACA GTTTGCGCGGCGGCTCCACAAGATGGTACGGCGTTTGGTGCCGGACTGCGACGTGCGTTTCCTGCGCTCAGAGGACGGCAGCGGGAAGGGGGCGGCCATGGTGACGGCGGTGGCCTACCGGCTGGCTACCCAACATGCTGAGCGGCAGCGTGTTCTGGACGCCCTGCGTCTGAGCCGGGAGCAGCTTCtggaggtgaagaggaggatgggagaggagattaATAGGGGCCTTGCCAAGGAGAGTCATGACCAGGCCACCGTCAAGATGCTGCCCACCTACGTCCGCTCCACACCCGACGGAACAG AGCACGGTGACTTCTTGGCCCTTGACCTGGGTGGGACCAACTTCCGAGTTCTGCTGGTTCGCGTGCGGGGCGGGAAGAGACGCAGCGTGGAGATGCACAACAAGATCTACGCCATCCCCCAGGAGGCTATGCAGGGCACTGGAGAGGAG ctGTTTGACCACATAGTGCACTGCATCGCTGACTTCCTGGAGTACATGGGTATGAAAGGAGCTTCCTTGCCCCTCGGCTTCACCTTCTCCTTCCCCTGCCATCAGAATAAACTGGACCAG ggtaTCTTGCTAAAGTGGACCAAGGGTTTCAAAGCTACCGGCTGCGAGGGAGAGGATGTTGTGTCTCTACTGAAGGATGCTATCCACcgcagagag GAGTTTGACCTGGACGTGGTTGCCGTGGTTAATGACACTGTGGGCACCATGATGACCTGTGGCTACGAAGATCCACTGTGTGAGGTGGGCCTCATCGTAG GTACTGGCACCAATGCCTGCTACATGGAGGAAATGCAGAATGTGGAGCTGGTGGAGGGGGACGAGGGGAGGATGTGTGTTAACATGGAGTGGGGGGCCTTTGGGGACCACGGTGAGCTGGACGACTTCAGCACAGAATTCGACAGAGCCGTGGACGACTGTGCCACCAACCCTGGCAAACAGAG GTATGAGAAGATGATCAGTGGGATGTACCTTGGGGAGATAGTGAGGAACATACTGCTGGAGTTCACTGCAAAGGGACTTCTGTTCCGAGGCAAACTCTCTGAGAGGCTCAAATCCAGAGGCATCTTTGAAACCAAGTTCCTCTCCCAGATCGAGAG TGACCGTCTGGCCCTGAGGCAGGTACGCTCCATCCTGCAGCACCTGGGTCTGACCAGTTCTACGTGTGACGACAGTATCCTGGTGAAGGAGGTGTGCAGCGTGGTGGCTCGTCGCGCTGCCCAACTCTGTGGTGCCGGCCTGGCCGCTGTGGTCGATAAGATCCGGCAGAACCGCAACCTCTCCGAGCTCAAAATCACAGTGGGTGTCGATGGAACGCTCTACAAACTACATCCACA CTTCTCCAGCATCATGCATGAGACGGTCAGGGACCTGGCGCCTCAGTGCGAGGTCACTTTCCTCCAATCAGAGGATGGAAGTGGAAAGGGAGCAGCTCTCATCACGGCGGTGGCCTGTCGCATCCGAGATGCCGGACAGCGCTGA